The DNA window CTCGGTCCCACGGCGGGAACAGGCGCGCGGCGGCGAGGGCTTCGAGCGTGGCGCCGGCGCCGATGGGGGTCGCCACGAGCAACGACGTGACGGCGCGGGCGGGGGTGGTCGCGTCGAAGAGGAACGGGGCGTTCGTCACGAACGAGCCGAGCCAGACGCCCGGCCAGAGGCGCCGCCCCCCGAGCAGGAGCGCCGCGAGCGCGATGCCCGAGGCCGGGAAGAAGGCCGTCGCGAACCCTGGCGGAATGGCGAGGCTGAGCCCCAAAGAGGCGCTGAGCGCGTACACGACGGCCAGCAAGAGAACCCCGATGGGTCGTGGGAGGCTCCTCGACCGTGGCTCGTGCATGATCCCCCAGGGCACACTCGTGCGGGGCGCGGCCCCAGGACGCATGAACGGTGCCTCGACCGTCAGCGATCGGGCGAGCTTCGCAAAAACCCATTCACCGCCCGCGCCGCGTCCCGCCCCTCGCGGATCGCCCACACGACGAGGGATTGACCACGACGCATGTCCCCGGCGGCGAACACCTTCGGGTTCGAGGTGCGGTGCGCGCGCGTGTCGGCCTTGACGTTGCCACGCGCGTCGAGCTCCACGCCGAGCTCTTCCAGCATCCCCGCGCGGACCGGGTGCAAGTACCCGAGCGCGAGCAGCACGAGATCCGCTGGGACGTCGAATGCGGATCCCGGGATCTCCTCCGCCCGGAGCGCGCCGCTCGGGCCCTCGTTCCAGGCGAGCCGCACGGCGTGGAGGACCTCGACCCGGCCGTCCTTGCCGGAGAAGCCCTTCGTCGCGATGGCAAAATCGCGTGTACAACCCTCCGCGTGGGAGCTCGACGTGCGGAGCTTCATCGGCCAGTACGGCCACGTGAGGCTCTTGTTTTCCTGCTGCGGCGGCTCGGGCAAGAGCTCGAAGTTCGTGACGGATCGCGCGCCCTGTCGCACCGCGGTGCCGATACAATCCGACCCGGTGTCGCCGCCGCCGAGCACCACCACGTCCTTGCCCGTCGCGAGGATCTGCCCCGGGACACGGTCGCCCGCGAGCACCTTGTTCTGCTGCGTCAGGTACTCCATCGCGTAATGGATCCCGCCGAGATCCCGCCCCGGCACGTCGAGCGCCCGCGGCGCCTCCGAGCCACCCGCGAGCACGACCGCGTCGAATCCATCGAGCAGCTCCTTCGCCGGAATCGTCACGCCGACGTGCACGCCCGTCCGGAACACCACGCCTTCGGCCTGCATCTGCTCGATGCGGCGATCGACGTGCCGCTTCTCCAGCTTGAAATCGGGGATCCCGTACCGGAGCAATCCGCCCGGCCGATCGTGCTTCTCGAAGACGGTGACCTCGTGCCCTGACCGCGCGAGCTCCTGCGCGCAGGCGAGCCCCGCCGGACCCGAGCCCACCACGGCGACATGCTTGCCCGTCTTCTTGCTCGCGGGCTTCGGGACGATCCAGCCCTCTTGCCAGCCGCGGTCGGCGATCGATTGCTCGATCGTCTTGATGGTGACCGGCTGATCGTTGATGTTCAGCGTGCAGGCCGCCTCGCACGGCGCCGGGCAGACGCGCCCCGTGAACTCGGGGAAATTGTTCGTCGATTGCAGGACCTCGAGCGCCTGGCGCCACTTGCCGCGATAGACGAGGTCATTCCAGTCGGGGATGACGTTGTTCACGGGGCAGCCGTCGTGGCAAAACGGGATGCCACAATCCATGCAACGCGCGCCCTGCCGGCTCACCTCGGCGGGCGCCATCGGCAGGACGAGCTCCTCGTATCGCTTGATCCGCGCGGGGACCGGCACGAGCTCCGGCTCCTTGCGCGGGATCTCCAGAAAGCCCTTCACCTTACCCATGGGTCACGACCTCCGTCACCACCTCGGCAGGGGGCTCCGCCGCGCGGGCCTCCTCGGCCCTCTGCTCGGCGAGCGCGCGGCGGTATTCGTGCGGCATCACCTTGACGAAATGCGCTCGGTAGGAGGGGAAATCGTCCAGGATCGCCCGCGCCCGCGCGCTGCCCGTGTAAAAAAAATGTCTCTCGAGCAGGCCCTTCAAGAGCTGCGCGTCCTCCTCGACCTGCTCGAGGGCCACCATCGAGAGGTTGCACCGGAGCCGGAAGTCGCCGGTCATGTCGAGCACGTAGGCCACGCCGCCGCTCATGCCCGCGGCGAAGTTGCGCCCGGTCTTGCCCAGCACGACGACCGCGCCGCCGGTCATGTATTCGCAGCCGTGATCGCCGATGCCCTCGACGACCGCGGTCGCGCCGGAGTTGCGCACGGCGAAGCGCTCGCCCGCGACGCCGCGGAAGAAGACCTCGCCCGAGATCGCGCCGTAGAGCACGGTATTGCCGACGATGATGTTCTCCTCCGGCACGATGGGGCAATCCCGCGGCGGGTACGCGATGATGCGCCCGCCGGAGAGGCCTTTGCCGACGTAATCGTTGGCCTGGCCCTCGAGCTCGAGCGTGATGCCCTTCGCGAGGAACGCGCCGAAGCTGCCGCCGGCCGTGCCACGCGTGCGGATCCTTATCGTGTCGTCCGCGAGCCCGGCGTGCCCGTAGCGCCGCGCGACCTCGCCGGAGAGCATCGCGCCGACGGCCCGGTGGATGTTGCGGATCGGCACGTCGAACGCGACGGGGACCTGGTTGACGAGCGCCGGGAGCGCCTCGTCGATGAGGCGATGATCGAGGACGTGCTCGAGGCTGTGATCCTGCCGCTCGGACCAGCGGATCGACACGCCCGGCGGGGCCTCGGGTCGGTAGAACACGCGCGAAAAATCGAGGCCCTTCGCCTTCCAGTGGGCGATCCCGCGGCGCATGTCGAGCTTGTCGGAGCGGCCGACCATCTCGGCGAAGGTGCGGAAGCCCATCTTCGCCATGTACCGGCGCACCTCCTCGGCCACGAAGAAGAAATAATTGACCACGTGCTCGGGCTGCCCGGCGAAGCGCTTCACGAGCTCGGGATCCTGCGTGGCGATGCCGACGGGGCAGGTATTCAGGTGGCATTTGCGCATCATGATGCAGCCCTCCACCACGAGCGGCGCCGTCGCGAAGCCCATCTCGTCGGCGCCGAGCAAGGCCGCGATCACCACGTCCCTGCCCGTCTTCATCTGCCCGTCGGCCTGCACGGCGATGCGGCCGCGGAGGCGGTTCAAGACGAGCGTCTGCTGCGTCTCGGCGAGCCCGAGCTCCCAGGGCCCGCCCGCGTGTTTGATCGACGAGAGCGGCGAGGCGCCCGTGCCGCCGTCGTGCCCCGAGATGGTGACGTGATCGGCGTGCGCCTTGGCCACGCCCGCGGCCACCGTGCCCACGCCGATCTCGCTGACGAGCTTCACGCTGATGCGCGCCTTGGGGTTCACGTTCTTGAGGTCGTGAATGAGCTGCGCGAGGTCCTCGATCGAATAGATGTCGTGGTGCGGAGGCGGCGAGATCAGGCCGACGCCGGGCACGGAGTGCCGGATCTTGGCGATGTATTTCGAGACCTTGTGCCCCGGGAGCTGGCCGCCCTCGCCGGGTTTGGCGCCCTGGGCCATCTTGATCTGGATGTCGTCGGCATTGACGAGGTACTCCGTCGTGACCCCGAAGCGCCCCGCGGCCACCTGCTTGATCGCCGAGCGCATCGAGTCGCCGTTCGGCAGCGGCACGTAGCGGGCCGGATCCTCGCCGCCTTCGCCCGTGTTCGACTTGCCGCCGATCCGGTTCATCGCGATCGCCAGCGTCGTGTGCGCCTCCCGGGAGATCGAGCCGAGCGACATCGCGCCCGTGGAGAAACGTTTCACGATCTCCGAGGCCGGCTCCACCTCGTCGAGCGGGATCGGTCGCTCCGATTCCTTGATCTCGAAGAGCCCGCGCAGCGTCATCAGCCGCTCGCTCTGATCGTTGATGAGCCGCGCGTACGCCTCGTACGTCGCGGCGTTGCCCGACCGCGTCGCGTGCTGGAGCTTTCCGATGGCGTCCGGCGTCCACATGTGGGCCTCGCCGCGG is part of the Polyangium spumosum genome and encodes:
- a CDS encoding glutamate synthase subunit beta; amino-acid sequence: MGKVKGFLEIPRKEPELVPVPARIKRYEELVLPMAPAEVSRQGARCMDCGIPFCHDGCPVNNVIPDWNDLVYRGKWRQALEVLQSTNNFPEFTGRVCPAPCEAACTLNINDQPVTIKTIEQSIADRGWQEGWIVPKPASKKTGKHVAVVGSGPAGLACAQELARSGHEVTVFEKHDRPGGLLRYGIPDFKLEKRHVDRRIEQMQAEGVVFRTGVHVGVTIPAKELLDGFDAVVLAGGSEAPRALDVPGRDLGGIHYAMEYLTQQNKVLAGDRVPGQILATGKDVVVLGGGDTGSDCIGTAVRQGARSVTNFELLPEPPQQENKSLTWPYWPMKLRTSSSHAEGCTRDFAIATKGFSGKDGRVEVLHAVRLAWNEGPSGALRAEEIPGSAFDVPADLVLLALGYLHPVRAGMLEELGVELDARGNVKADTRAHRTSNPKVFAAGDMRRGQSLVVWAIREGRDAARAVNGFLRSSPDR